A window of the Scandinavium goeteborgense genome harbors these coding sequences:
- the sdaA gene encoding L-serine ammonia-lyase: protein MISIFDMFKVGIGPSSSHTVGPMKAGKQFVDDLVEKGMIDDVTRVAVDVYGSLSLTGKGHHTDIAIIMGLAGNMPDTVDIDAIPAFIRDVQTRGRLLLAHGRREVDFPQDDGMRFRSDNLSLHENGMSIHAFAGDAVIYSKTYYSIGGGFIVDEEHFGQDMSGDVNVPYPFKSAKEMLDYCKETGLSLSGMVMQNELALHSKKEIEDYFANVWQAMRACIDRGMNTEGVLPGPLRVPRRAAALRRMLVSQDKTNSDPMTVVDWVNMFALAVNEENAAGGRVVTAPTNGACGIVPAVLAYYDHFIEPVSPESYIRYFLASGAIGALYKMNASISGAEVGCQGEVGVACSMAAAGLAELLGASPEQVCVAAEIGMEHNLGLTCDPVAGQVQVPCIERNAIASVKAINATRMAMRRTSEPRVSLDKVIETMYETGKDMNAKYRETSRGGLAIKVQCD, encoded by the coding sequence GTGATTAGTATATTCGACATGTTCAAGGTGGGGATTGGTCCCTCTTCCTCCCACACTGTAGGCCCGATGAAGGCCGGTAAGCAGTTCGTCGATGACCTGGTCGAAAAGGGAATGATCGATGATGTGACCCGCGTGGCGGTGGACGTTTACGGTTCACTGTCATTAACCGGTAAGGGCCACCATACCGATATCGCGATCATCATGGGTCTGGCGGGCAATATGCCGGATACCGTCGATATCGATGCGATCCCGGCGTTTATCCGCGATGTACAAACCCGCGGACGTCTGTTGCTGGCGCACGGTCGCCGCGAAGTGGATTTCCCGCAGGACGACGGCATGCGTTTTCGTAGTGACAATCTGTCACTGCATGAAAACGGGATGTCTATCCATGCGTTTGCCGGTGACGCCGTCATCTACAGCAAAACCTATTACTCCATCGGCGGTGGTTTTATCGTCGATGAGGAGCATTTCGGCCAGGACATGAGCGGCGACGTCAACGTCCCGTATCCGTTCAAATCGGCAAAAGAGATGCTCGACTACTGCAAAGAAACCGGCCTGTCACTTTCCGGCATGGTGATGCAGAACGAGCTGGCGCTGCACAGCAAAAAAGAGATTGAAGACTATTTTGCCAACGTCTGGCAGGCCATGCGCGCCTGTATCGATCGCGGTATGAACACCGAAGGCGTGTTGCCGGGTCCACTGCGTGTTCCGCGCCGGGCTGCTGCTCTACGCCGTATGCTGGTAAGCCAGGACAAAACCAACAGCGACCCGATGACGGTAGTGGATTGGGTGAACATGTTCGCGCTGGCGGTTAACGAAGAAAACGCCGCCGGTGGACGCGTCGTCACCGCGCCAACTAACGGTGCGTGCGGTATCGTTCCGGCGGTGCTGGCGTATTACGATCACTTCATCGAACCGGTGAGCCCAGAAAGCTATATTCGTTACTTCCTGGCTTCTGGCGCGATTGGCGCTCTGTATAAGATGAACGCGTCTATTTCAGGTGCGGAAGTCGGCTGTCAGGGTGAAGTCGGCGTGGCCTGTTCAATGGCAGCCGCAGGTCTTGCCGAACTGCTGGGCGCAAGTCCTGAGCAAGTGTGCGTGGCGGCAGAAATCGGTATGGAGCATAACCTCGGCCTGACATGTGACCCGGTTGCCGGCCAGGTTCAGGTGCCGTGCATCGAACGTAACGCCATTGCCTCGGTGAAAGCTATCAACGCCACGCGTATGGCGATGCGCCGTACCAGCGAGCCGCGCGTTTCTCTCGATAAAGTGATTGAAACCATGTACGAGACCGGCAAAGACATGAACGCCAAATACCGTGAAACTTCGCGGGGCGGTCTGGCCATCAAAGTACAATGTGACTAA